One genomic segment of Nitrospira sp. includes these proteins:
- a CDS encoding Slp family lipoprotein, translating to MTTCGRLQRGSFCFLLAVSLTLAAGGCSKVPRQYIWMSERGATLTDLMADPEKYDGKVLLLGGTLIEEEANEQYVWLRLRNRPLDQDYAPQLPLDRNGPEAGCYWVMVEQNKLPQTYREWGRMTVAGRVTGTTRFQTEPVLALLYVRGWGVEGKHAGVWEHVNPNYAPAPPGGISTVPKAPGVAPRQR from the coding sequence ATGACCACTTGCGGCCGACTCCAGCGGGGGTCTTTCTGCTTTCTTCTAGCCGTCAGCCTCACGCTGGCGGCGGGAGGCTGTTCCAAAGTTCCGCGTCAGTACATATGGATGTCTGAACGCGGCGCGACGCTCACGGATCTTATGGCCGATCCGGAGAAGTACGACGGGAAGGTGCTGCTACTGGGTGGGACCCTGATCGAAGAAGAAGCGAACGAACAGTACGTCTGGCTGCGCCTGAGGAATCGGCCGCTGGACCAGGATTACGCGCCCCAGCTTCCCTTAGATCGGAACGGCCCCGAAGCGGGATGCTACTGGGTGATGGTGGAGCAGAATAAACTGCCTCAGACCTATCGCGAATGGGGGCGGATGACAGTGGCTGGACGAGTGACCGGGACCACGAGATTCCAGACCGAGCCGGTGCTGGCACTGCTGTACGTGCGAGGATGGGGGGTGGAGGGGAAACATGCCGGGGTCTGGGAGCACGTCAATCCCAATTATGCGCCCGCTCCTCCCGGAGGCATCAGTACGGTCCCGAAGGCACCAGGCGTCGCCCCGAGACAACGGTAG
- a CDS encoding Slp family lipoprotein produces the protein MTTWTTCGRLRRGSFCFFLAVSLTLAAGGCSKVPRQYIWMSERGATLTDLMVDPQKYDGKVILLGGTLIEEEASEQYLWLRLRNRPLDQDYAPHLPADLGGDEAGCYWVMVEKNKLPQTYRGWGRMTVAGRVTGTTRFQTEPVLALLYVQGWGVDGKDAGVWEHVDPNYRPAAPGGISEFPNAPGVSPKPR, from the coding sequence ATGACTACTTGGACTACTTGCGGCCGACTCCGGCGTGGGTCTTTCTGCTTTTTTCTAGCCGTCAGCCTCACGCTGGCGGCGGGAGGCTGTTCCAAAGTTCCGCGTCAGTACATATGGATGTCTGAACGTGGCGCGACGCTCACAGATCTTATGGTTGATCCGCAAAAGTACGACGGGAAGGTGATACTACTGGGTGGGACCCTGATCGAAGAAGAAGCGAGCGAACAGTATCTCTGGCTGCGCCTGAGGAATCGGCCGCTGGACCAAGATTACGCGCCCCACCTTCCCGCCGATCTAGGCGGTGACGAAGCGGGATGCTACTGGGTGATGGTGGAGAAGAATAAGCTGCCTCAGACCTATCGCGGGTGGGGGCGGATGACAGTGGCCGGACGAGTGACCGGGACCACGAGATTCCAGACCGAGCCGGTGCTGGCACTGCTGTACGTGCAAGGGTGGGGGGTGGACGGCAAAGATGCTGGGGTCTGGGAGCATGTCGATCCCAATTATAGGCCCGCGGCTCCCGGAGGCATCAGTGAGTTCCCGAATGCACCCGGCGTCTCCCCGAAGCCTCGGTAG
- a CDS encoding acyloxyacyl hydrolase: protein MSIHHLRAVLVLLCAGLIWLPPVSAEEPSSRTVGKQTVGVVIGGMLPVRVMEGQTSTLNGVAVHPSWQIELTDPIGSKWWSGSIALGAELAVLGITQPTGAYGIGFTPKVGYTFASFGRVKPYLEAGGGPIWTNFDGRIPEQGSNFNFLAWGGGGVTYDLTERWALNAGVRFSHISNAGTANPNAGVNYLLPFVGVTAKLF from the coding sequence ATGTCCATCCATCATCTTCGCGCAGTGCTGGTGTTGTTGTGTGCAGGTCTGATCTGGCTGCCGCCAGTTTCTGCGGAAGAACCATCCTCTAGGACGGTTGGAAAACAGACTGTCGGCGTGGTGATCGGCGGAATGCTGCCGGTTCGAGTGATGGAGGGACAGACATCTACGTTGAATGGGGTTGCCGTGCATCCCTCCTGGCAAATTGAGTTGACTGATCCGATCGGCTCCAAATGGTGGAGTGGCTCGATTGCATTGGGGGCCGAGTTGGCTGTGTTAGGGATCACGCAACCGACCGGCGCCTACGGCATTGGCTTCACGCCGAAGGTAGGCTATACGTTTGCTTCGTTCGGCCGGGTGAAGCCCTATCTCGAAGCCGGTGGCGGCCCGATCTGGACGAATTTCGACGGCCGCATTCCCGAGCAGGGATCGAATTTCAATTTTCTGGCCTGGGGCGGTGGGGGCGTGACCTATGATTTGACGGAACGATGGGCGCTGAACGCTGGAGTCCGCTTCAGCCACATCTCCAACGCCGGTACCGCTAACCCAAACGCTGGGGTCAATTACCTGCTGCCGTTTGTCGGAGTGACCGCTAAGCTTTTCTGA
- a CDS encoding Slp family lipoprotein gives MTTWTTCGRLQRRSFCFFLAVSLTLAAGGCSKVPRQYVWMSERGATLTDLMADPEKYDGKVMLLGGTLLEEEASERYLWLRLRNRPLDQDYAPQLPADRSGLEAGCYWVMVEQNKLPQTYREWGRMTVAGRVTGTTRFQTEPVLALLYVRGWGVEGKHAGVWEHADPNYMPTPPGGTKYPNAPGAAPGNYRYGRPGMYP, from the coding sequence ATGACTACTTGGACTACTTGCGGCCGACTCCAGCGTAGGTCTTTCTGCTTTTTTCTAGCCGTCAGCCTCACACTGGCGGCGGGAGGCTGTTCCAAAGTTCCGCGTCAGTACGTATGGATGTCTGAACGTGGCGCGACGCTCACGGATCTTATGGCCGATCCAGAGAAGTACGACGGGAAGGTGATGCTACTGGGTGGGACCCTGCTCGAAGAAGAAGCGAGCGAACGGTACCTCTGGCTGCGCCTGAGGAATCGGCCGCTGGACCAGGATTACGCGCCTCAGCTTCCCGCCGATCGGAGTGGCCTCGAAGCGGGATGCTACTGGGTGATGGTGGAGCAGAATAAACTGCCTCAGACCTATCGCGAGTGGGGGCGGATGACAGTGGCTGGACGAGTGACCGGGACCACGAGATTCCAGACCGAGCCGGTGCTGGCACTGCTGTACGTGCGGGGGTGGGGGGTGGAGGGGAAACATGCCGGGGTCTGGGAGCACGCCGATCCCAATTATATGCCCACGCCTCCCGGGGGGACCAAGTACCCGAATGCGCCCGGCGCCGCTCCGGGTAATTACAGGTACGGGCGACCGGGTATGTACCCGTGA